taataataattgggagtgtctagttatatatatataatataataaattataatttataaatttatatatatatttatacacacatatatataacttgtaatagtgataataataataataattgagagTGTCtagttatacatataatataataatttataaatttagtaataataataataataataattgggagtGTCtagttatatacatataatttattatttataaatttatatatatatatatatatatatatatatacacacacacacacacacacacacacacacacgcaatatataatttgtaataataataataataatttgaaagatATTTGATGCTCACATCAATCCAGTGGGTTTCGCACTGTGTGCCATAGCTCTGTTCACAATCAAGGGAGGAAacctgcaaacaacaacaacaataataataataataataataataataataataatttgctccTCAATCTCTTCCTTATTGAACCCAATACCCCTGAAAATAATAACATATCCCtgcaaatagtaataatatacccTTGCAAATAACaatatgattatattatatttcagcaaataataacaacataataatatattattatattatatctcagcatataataatatataacataataatatatccttacaaataataatatattattatattaatctcagcaaataataatatatcctggcaaacaataatatattattacattatatctcagaaaataataatatatccctactaataataatacacccttgcaaataatattattattatatctcagcatataataatatataacataataatacatccttgcaaataataataatattatattgatctcagcaaataataatatatccttgcaaacaataataatatattattatatatctcagcaaataataatttatcctcacaaataataatacatccttgcacataataatttattattatattatatcgcagcaaataatgatatataatataataatatatccttGCAAATaatgattatattatatttcagCAAATAATATATCCttgcaaacaataataataatatattatattatatctcagCAAATAATAATTTATCCCTACTAAAAGTAATACATCcttgcaaataataatattattatattatatctcagaaaagaataatatataacaaaaatatatatccttgcaaataataataataatatattattatattaatttcagcaaataataatatatccttgcaaacaataatattattatatatctcaGCAAATAATAAAGccctacaaataataataatatactattattatattatatcccagcatataataatatataataatatatccttgcaaataataataataataataataataatctcagcaaTCTCAGAaaagaataatatataacaaaaatatatatccttgcaaataataataataatatattattatattaatttcagcaaataataatatatccttgcaaacaataatattattatatatctcaGCAAATAATAAAGccctacaaataataatatactattattatattatatcccagcatataataatatataataatatatccttgcaaataataataataataataatctcagcaaTCTCAGAaaagaataatatataacaaaaatatatatccttgcaaataataataataatctcagcaaataataatatatctttgcaaataataatatctaatataatatatccttggaaataataataataataataatctcagcaaataataataatatatctttgcaaataataatatctaatataatatatccttggaaataataataataataataataataataataataataataataataataataataataatctcagcaaataataataatatatctttgcaaataataatatctaatataatatatccttggaaataataataatataattatatctcagcaattaataataataacaataataaatcctTGCTTCTAGATCCCTCTTCTTTCATGGCCTTGCAAGATCCCAGCCTTAAAGAGATCGAtcagaataatattaaaataatattgaaataataGATCCCAACTTTTGCtcgttttctctttctctctctctttttcccgggagaagccccgcccccttctcctcgccccctcccatcGGGTTCCCTTATGCAAATAGCTCCCGCTCTGCGGGCGCTGATTGGCTCGCAGCTGCCTCAGGCCCAGCTCTGATAGGCTGCCACCCTTCCGCCTAGAATGATGAGACCGCGTCACGGTGGGGGAAACGGGGCGCGCGGATTGGACGGCAGGCGCGTCCAATCAGGAAAGCGGCTGCAGTGGCTGTTTTACATATTGGGGGAATTAAAAGGGCGATGGCAACGGACCCCACTTAAGCCGTTGTTTAGGTAAaagattataaataaatataattttatatatatatatatatatgtgtgtgtgatataattaatatattataattagaatatttattatataataaatataaatatattataaaatttattatataataaataataataataatatataataataataaaattataataataaataataaaatatacaatatataatatacaatacagtagagtctcacttatccaacataaacgggccggcagaacgttggataagcaaatatgttggataataaggagagatcaagaaaaaacctattaaacatcaaattaggttatgattttacaaattcaacaccaaaacatcatgctatacaacaaatttgacagaaaaattagttcaatccgcagtaatgctatgttgtaattactgtatttacgaatttagcaccaaaacatcatgatatattgaaaacattgactacaaaaatgtgttggataatccagaacgttggataagcgagtgttggataagtgagactctactgtatatacaaaaataattatatatatatatataatttatttatatttatattataataaattataatataataatattataatatataatattataataaattatttatatttatatataaataattatatatatataatcatatttatatatatatgtgatataattaatatattataaatataatatttattctataataaatatattataaatatattataacatttattatataataaatatatatacaatatatataaaaataattatatatatatatatatatatatatatatatagtgtatgatgatgatgatgatgatgataatgtagtaacaattataataacaatataataatatggagtccttataatatagtaataataataacatgatagtaataataaaaataataaaatagtaataataataataataatataatatggagtcctaataatataataatatgatagtaataataataataataatatagtaataatagcatgataataataatgatgatgatagtaataataataataataataataataataataataataataatacatcacacagtcctagacacttgggaagtgttgacttgtgattttgtgatacgaaatccagcatgtctatcttctttgctgtgtcataataaaataataataatataataatatgcagtcctaataatatagtaataataagttagtaataataatacagcaataataataataatatagtaataataacatgataacaataataagatagtaataataatatgatagcaataataataataataataataataataataataataaggagtcCTAGACTTGGAAGCCACTGCCCTTgggaaactacacctcccaggactGACTATAGCCGTGAGGCTTGGTGAGTCACCTGTCTTTGGGTTCTGATGCCGCGAAGGATCGGGTTCCGGGCGTCCTGCCAGGGCCGGGATCGCCTTCCCGGCTGCGGCTTGTGGGCCATCAATAATTCAGGCCGGGATTGTTGTCGTGGTCGCCcatcgtggtggtggtggtggtggtggtgctaaTGGAGAACGGGGGCCCCGGTGCTGCGGGTCCGGGATCCGGGCGGTCCGAGCCACGGTCTGGACCCCCTCCGAGACCCCGTCCGCGCCTGGTCTTCCACACGCAGCTGGCCCACGGCAGCCCCACCGGCCGGATCGAGGGCTTCACCAACGTCAAGGAGCTCTACGCCAAAATCGCCCAGGTCTTCGGCATCTCCCCCACCGAGGTGAGGCCGTCGCTCGGGACGTCcgccgggagggatcgggtggggTCCTGGCCCAACCGGACAGCCCGGAGGGGTCCCTCCCGTTCTAGGATCCTTGGGTCTTGAGCAGAGGCCGGaggggcatctgtcgggagggatcgaaagGTGTCGtcacagaatgaggttggactagatgaccttggaCTCTTACAatatgggcatctgtcgggagggatcgggtggtctATGATaggcctctctctctcatttattattattattattattattattatgacacagcaaacaagatagacatgctggatttcgtatcacaaaatcacaagtcgaacacttcccaagtgtctaggactgtgtgatgtattattattattattattattattattattattattattattattttattatgacacagcaaacaagatagacatgctggatttcatatcacgaaatcacaagtcgaacacttcccaagtgtctaggactctgtgatgtattattattatcattattattattattattattattattattattattttattatgacacagcaaacaagatagacatgctggatttcgtatcacaaaatcacaagtcgaacacttattattattattattattattattattattattattattattattatatccctgcaaataataataatatatccttgcaaataataataataatatattgtatcccTGTAAATAACAATATATCCTTgcaaataatactaatatattcctgcaaaatgataacaataataatatattatatccctgcaaataataataacaatattgtattcttgcaaataataatatatccatGCAAATAATGATAACCATAATATATTATAtccctgcaaataataataataatatattgtatcccTGTAAATAATATAtcactgcaaataataataaaataatagtatattatattcctgcaaataataatattatattatatccctGCAAATAATAAGAAATTATATCcctgcaaataataatatattcctcctaataataataataatatattatttattatatccctgcaaataataataagaaattatatccctgcaaataataatatatcattgcAAATAATATAttcctgctaataataataataataataataatatatccctgcaaataataataatatatctttgcaaatcataataaattatatccctgcaaataataatatatcattgcaaataataataatatatccttgCAAATAATACTAAGAAATTATATCcctgcaaataataatatatcattgcaaataataataataatatccctgcaaataataataatatatccctccaagtagtaataatatattattgttttaatacatATTGAGAAAGTTAAGTCAGATATAGACctatttctcatatatatatatatacaatagagtttcacttatccaacataagaatgttggataagcgaatatgttggataataaggaggcattaaggaaaagcctattaatcatcaaattaggttatgattttacaaatgaagcaccaaaacatcatgttagacaacaaatttggcagaaaaagtagttcaatacacagtaatgctacgtagtaattactgtatttacgaatttaccaccaaaatatcacgatgtattgaaaacattgactgcaaaaatgtgttggataatccagaacgttggataagcgagtgttggataagtgaggctctactgtatatatatatgcacatatatatgtcACGAGTAATAAGCAACGGGCGAACCACGTTATCCGCTGGGTCCGCCAGATCCTGTTCTGCACGCTGAACACGCACAAGGTGGAGATGCAGAAGCTTCTGGGCGGCCAGATCGGTCTGGAGGACTTCATCTTCGCCCACGTCCGGGGGGAGACCAAGGAGGTCGAGGTCACCAAGACCGAGGACGCCCTGGGGCTGACCATCACCGACAACGGGGCCGGATACGCCTTCATCAAGGTCAGGGCCGGATCGGGGTCGCGGCGGGGGGACGGGTAGGGCACGGGGTGGCCCGTGACGAGTCCGGACTCCTTCCTCGTCCCGCAGCGCATCAAGGAGGGCAGCATCATCAACCGCCTGCCCAGCGTCTGCGTGGGGGACAGCATCGAGGCCATCAACGAGCAGACCATCGTGGGCTGCCGACACTACGAGGTGGCCAAGATGCTGCGCGAGATGCCCAAGGCCCAGCCCTTCACCCTGCGCCTCGTCCAGCCCAAGCGGGCCTTCGGTGAGCCGAGGCCAGAACACACTCGCGGCGTCACAACAACCTAGTCTCTCGGGAACCCGGTTGGTCGGGAATCCATTTCGTCAGGAACCCGGTGTGTCGGGACCCCAGTTTGTCGGGACTCCGGTTTGTCGGGAACCTGGTTTGTGGGGAACAATGGTTTGTCGGAGACCCAGTGTGTCAGGAACCCAGTTTGTGGGGCCCCAGTTCGTCAGTAACCTGGTTTGTCAGGAACCCGGTTTGTTGGGACTCCAGTTTATTGGGACCCCGGTTTGTCAGGACCCCGGTTTGTCAGAGACCCGGTGTATCAGGAACCCAGTTCATGGGGCCCCAATTCGTCAGGTACCTGGTTTGTCAGGAACCCGGTTTGTTGGGACTCCGGTTCGTCGGGACCCCAGTTTGTCGGAGACCCAGTGTGTCAGGAACCCAGTTTGTGGGGCCCCAGTTCATCGGGAACCTGGTTTGTCAGGAACCTGGTTTGTCGGGACCCCGGTTCCTTGGGACTCCAGTTCCTCGGGACCCCGGTTTGTTAGGAACCCAGTTTGTTAGGAACCTGGTTTGTCAGGAACCTGGTTTGTCGGAGACCCGGCGTGTCAGGAACCCAGTTTGTGGGGCCCCAGTTCGTCAGTAACCTGGTTTGTCAGGAACCCGGTTCGTCAGGAACCCAGTTCGTTGGGACCCCGGTTCGTCACAACCCCGGTTTGTCAGGAACCTGGTTCATCAGAATCCAGTTCGTCGGGACCTAGTTTACCGAAACCAGGTTTCAACAGACTAGGTTTCACTAAACCAGGTAGCAACTAATTCAATTTTAACAGAATTGGGTTTCAATGAACTGGTGTCAACAAACTGGTTTTTGGTAAATCAGTTTGCAAGTAAATGAGTTCCAACTGATTCGGTTTCAATGGACTTAGGTTTCTGTAAACCAGGTTGCAACTCACCGAGTTTCCACAAACTAGGTTTCTACCGACCAGGTTTCAGCAAGCCATGTGAAACTCACATTTGTGATAGCTTGGCATACAGTTGGGCCTGTCTCAGTCTTTTTACCAAAGGGATGTGTTCTTCTAGTGTTTGTGAATAGATTAGTATGTCGTCCAGATAAACCAGAACTCCCTTGTACAACCGCAGGTGTAGGAACCCGTTGTACACATCCGTGGAGCGTTATTCAACCCAAAGGGCATCACTCTGTATTAGTATGCGCCCAGCGGACAATTAGATTTTAACAAACACACCCCGATTGGGCCTTGCAAGGATGGGTGTGAGCCGGGTTTCTCGCCTTTCCAGACATGATCGGGCAGCGGAGCCGTGGGAGCAAAGCCGCGGGCGAAGGGAGCCTCTCCAGCGGGCGGGAGACGCTGCGCCTGCGCGCCAAGGGCGACGCCACCCTGGAAGAGGCGGtgcgtaatataataatattattcccagctaataatataatattggaataataatattccaggtaataatattttataatatatagtAACACTCACCTGCTCTCCTCCTGCTTGCAGCCCAACGAGTTCGAAGAAGCCGCCGCGGCGAAAGTGGACGACCTGCTGGAGAGCTACATGGGCATCCGGGACGTGGAATTGGGTGAGTCGCGGGTATGGGAATTACCCTCCGCATTCGGAGGTTTGGAGAGATATAGAACCCCAAACGTATAGGGTCATGGCCTGAGACAATGTATTATTAGCACAGAACAAGATTggtattgtatattactatatcgtactatactactatactgtaatgttattaataatagagCTATAGAGCTCCAAATGTATAGGGTCGTGGCCTGAAACAATGTATTATactattagtacagcacaatattagcattgtatattactgtatcgtactatactactatactgtaatgttattaataatagagATATAGAGCCCCAAATGTATAGGGTCGTGGCCTGAAACAATGTCTTATactattagtacagcacaatattagcattgtatattactatattgtactatactactatactgtaatgttattaataatagagATATAGAGATCCAAATGTATAGGGTCATGGCCTgaaacaatgtattatattattagcatagcataaaatTAGCATTGTATATGACTCTATTGTACTAGGCCACTATACTacaatattattggtaatattacacataaaaataatatacaattataatagtgtattatactgtattacattacaatattattgtcgatattatatgtatatacaatatatactgtattacattacaatattattgtcgatattatatgtatatacaatatattatattattagcaccatattagcattataaattactctattgtactagaccactataccgtaatattgcatgtaatatataatatataatttatattattatattgtgttacgttataatattgttatccatattatatgtgtatacattgGTACGTGGACCACATCCAGGCCATTGGCCACATCCAAGCCGTGTTCCTCCCGTTTTCTGCCCGCTTTCCGCAGCGTCCACCATGGTGGAGATGGCCAAAGAGCGGCCGGGCTCCGAGGACTTCGCCCGCGGCCTGGACTCTCTCCTGGGCGAGTTCGCCTTCCCGGAGGAGTTCGTGGCCGAggtctggacggccatctgcgAGGCCCGGGAGCCCCCCAAGGAATGAGTGGACGGGTGGCGGGGGTCTCGTCATAAATCATAATAAAtccttattttaaaagaaactggCTGTATTTTGTTATCGTAACACAACGCAACACAATTTGTGCTGGGTCGGGGATCGGGGGAACCCTAGTCCGAAATAGATCCCATTCCCAAGCTTTGCGTCTGGACAGTGAACCATATTTCTATGGAGGCCACATCTGGACCACGAGTCATATCTATATGTAGGCCACATCTGGACAATAGGTCATATTTCTATGGAGACCACATCTGGACCATGAGTCATATCTATATGTAGGCCACATCTGGACAATAGGTCATATTTCTATGGAGACCACACCTGGACCATGAGTCATATCTATATGTAGGCCACATCTGGACAATAGGTCATATTTCTATGGAGACCACACCTGGACCATGAGTCATATCTATATGTAGGCCACATCTGGACAATAGGTCATATTTCTATGGAGACCACATCTGGACCATGAGTCATATCTATATGTAGGCCACATCTGGACAATAGGTCATATTTCTATGGAGACCACACCTGGACCATGAGTCATATCTATATGTAGGCCACATCTGGACAATAGGTCATATTTCTATGGAGACCACATCTGGACCATGAGTCATATCTATATGTAGGCCACATCTGGACAATAGGTCATATTTCTATGGAGACCACATCTGGACCATGAGTCATATCTATATGTAGGCCACATCTGGCCAATAGGTCATATTTCTATGGAGACCACATCAGGTTTGCGGGCCACATCTGGACAATTCGTATCCACTTCACATCTGGACCACGGGACACATCTGGACAACTCTGGACGATAAGCCACATTTTTCGTAGGCCACATCTGGACCATAGGACAACTCTGGACGATAAGCCATATTTTATGTAGGCCACATCTCGACCATGGGCCACATCTGGACAATAGGTCATATTTCTACGTAGCCCACATCTGGACAATAGGCCATATTTGTGTATAGACCACATCTGGACCACAAGCCACCTCTTAGCAATAAGTCCCATTTGTAAGTAGACTACATCTGGACCACGGGACACATCTGGACAATAGGACAACTCTGGATGATAAGCCACATTTTATGTAGGCCACATCTGGACCATGGGCCATATCTGGACAATGGTTCGCATTTGGATGTAGACAATAGGTCATATTTCTATGGAGGCCACATCTGGACCACAGGCCACATCTGGACAATAGGTCATATCTGTGTATAGGCCACATCTGGACAACGAGCCACCTCTTAGCAATAGGTCTCATTTGTAAGTAGGCCACATCTGGACAATTGATATATACGCCACATCTGGACCACTGGTCACATCTGGACCATGGGACAACTCTGGACAAGTCACATTTCTATATAAGCCACATCTGGACCATGGGCTGCCTCTTAATAGATCCTATTTGTATGTAGGCCACATCTGGACAATAGGTCACACTTGTATATAGGTCTCATTTGTAAGCAGGCCACATCTGGACAATACATCTGGACACATCTGGACAATAGGTCACAATTGTATATACGCCACATCCAGACCATGGGTCACATCTTAGTAGGTCCTATTTGTAGGTAAGCCACATCTGGACAACAGGTCACATTTGCATGCATGCCACATCTGGACGATAGGACAACTCTGGACAATAGGTCACGTTCGTATGTAGGTCACATCTTTACCATGAGCCACATTCAGACAATAGGTCAGATTTTCATGCGGGCCACATCTGGACGATAGGACAATTCTGGACAATAGGTCACATTCGTATGTAGGCCACATCTGGACCACGGGCCATATCTGGACAATCGAGAGTGAGCGGTGAACGGAGAGTGTCCGCTCTCTCTCACTGGAGCACCGACTCCTGGGTGAACTTCCGGCGGAGGGAGGGGTTGATGGCGGGGTACAGGGAGACGATGGAGGGCCGGGGCCGGAAGCTGGGGTAGATGCGGCGCAGGACGGCCCGCCGGAAGAGGATGTAGACCCAGGGGTCCAGGATCTGGTTCCAAGTGGCCACCCGCAGGTAGATCAGGAGCAGCTCCTCCGTCCCGCGGGGGATCTGGGGCGGGGACAGGCCGGGTGGAGGGGACCGGAGAGACGTCTGGACGATCAGGATCTGGGGCGGAAACAGAGGGGGAGAGAACGGGGAGATTAGCTGGAACGAATTCGGAGATTTGGGGAGATATAGATCCCCAAATGGATAGGGTCGTGGCCTGAGACAATGTACTATatcattagcattatatattattctatCGTGCTAgaccactatattattattattgttatcatcatcatcattatagtgtagtttattattttattatagtttttatttattattttaacttcAATTTTATTATAGTTCTTacttattattatagtttattattattattcggagGAGACTGTGACTCTGCCTATAACTCAACGATTACAGTTCCAAAGAGATCGAGCTAAGCAAAGACAACGACACTTTTCCCAGAGGCTCAAACATAAGCAAAGAGAATCCAGGTGTGAGAaaaactgattttatttattacaatatttatatcctgcccttctcacccaacaggggactcagggcggttattattgttgtagtcgttttgttgttgttatttattatagtttcttattattatttatactattgttatgattatgattattactattagtatgcGCTAAGTAAAGACGACGACACTTTTCCTGGAGGCTGAAACATAAGCAAAGAGAATCCAGGTGTgacaaaattattgttattattattgtagttgcggttatttattatagtttattattattattattattattattattattattattattactattattatgtgcTAAGTAAAGACAACGACACTTTTCCCAGAGGCTGAAACATAAGCAAAGAGAATCCAGGTGTgacaaaattattgttattattattgtagttgcggttatttattatagtttattattattattattattactattattatgtgcCAAGTAAAGACAACGACG
This genomic window from Anolis carolinensis isolate JA03-04 unplaced genomic scaffold, rAnoCar3.1.pri scaffold_7, whole genome shotgun sequence contains:
- the gipc3 gene encoding PDZ domain-containing protein GIPC3, yielding MQKLLGGQIGLEDFIFAHVRGETKEVEVTKTEDALGLTITDNGAGYAFIKRIKEGSIINRLPSVCVGDSIEAINEQTIVGCRHYEVAKMLREMPKAQPFTLRLVQPKRAFDMIGQRSRGSKAAGEGSLSSGRETLRLRAKGDATLEEAPNEFEEAAAAKVDDLLESYMGIRDVELASTMVEMAKERPGSEDFARGLDSLLGEFAFPEEFVAEVWTAICEAREPPKE